The Aestuariibaculum lutulentum genome segment AGAAGAAAACAAAGAACCTGATTACACACAAAATGTACAAACCATAGACAATATTGTTCGTACATTATATGATGTGATTTCCGGAGATCCTGGAGAAGAACGCAACTGGGATTTATTCAAATTTCTGTTCTATAAAGATGCTAAATTAATTGCTTCAGGAAAAAACCAAATGCGTGAAGCTATGGTTAGCTACATGAATCCGGGCGATTACATTAAAAACTCTGGAAAATGGATGGTTGAACATGGTTTTCATGAAAGAGAAATTCATCGTACTTCCAATACATTTGGTAATATGTCTCAAGTATTCAGCACCTATGAAGCTTATAAAAATAAAGAAGACGAAGAGCCTTTTATGAGAGGCATCAACAGTATTCAATTATATAATGATGGTAAACGTTGGTGGATTATAAATATATACTGGGCAAACGAGTCTCGAAGAACACCAATACCGAGAACATACTTACCAAAGCAAAAATCTTAATATTTATGTTGAAATTAAACAACACTTTAAAATGCTCTATTCTTATGAGCATTTTTTTTTCAGCTACCTCTACTTTTGGTCAAAAAGCTGAACCCGTTTTTAAAAACGGTGAGGCTCAAATTATTGAAGCCTTCAGTAATCCTGACAAATGGATTCGACATGATTTATGGGTAGAAACCACTTTCGATTCTGATGGTGATGGTAAACCGGATCGTGTGCATGTAGATGTTACCAGACCATCTCAAACCGAAACTGAGGGGTTAAAACTTCCTGTTATTTACGAATCAAGCCCATACTACGCCGGTGTCGCTCCAGATATTGATGGTATCTTCTGGGATGTTAATCACGAATTAGGTGAAAAACCTAAAGACCATGTACACCCTGAAGTTACCCGAATAGGAAAACGTCCAATTATATCAAATTCTCAAGTTGGCATATGGGTTCCTCGAGGTTATATCGTAGTCCACTCGTCATCTCCCGGAACAGGATTATCTCAAGGCTCTCCAACCGTTGGAGGAGATAATGAGTCATTGGCTCCTAAAGCAGTTATAGACTGGTTAAACGGACGCGCAAAAGGATATACTGAACCTAACGGAAATGAAACTGTTGAAGCGTACTGGACTACCGGAAAAGTTGGTATGACAGGAACATCATACAACGGCACACTTCCGTTAGCAGCCGCAACAACAGGTGTTGAAGGACTGGAAGTCATTATCCCTGTAGCGCCGAATACATCGTATTATCATTATTACCGCTCTAACGGATTGGTACGTTCTCCAGGGGGGTATTTAGGTGAAGATATTGATGTTCTTTATGAATTTATACATAGTGGTGATGAATCAAAAAGAGCACATAACAATCAGTTTGTCAGAGATTCTATTCTTAGAAAATATCAGGATAGAATTACCGGCGATTATAATGATTTTTGGGCAGGTCGCGATTATTTAAACGATATGGCACCGATGAAAGCTGCGTTGTTAATGTCTCACGGATTTAACGATTGGAATGTCATGCCAGAGCACAGTTATAGAATCTATAAAAAAGCTAAAGAAATGGGCTTGGAAACCCAAATCTACTATCATCAAAATGGACATGGCGGACCACCTCCAGTAGGGATGATGAACCGTTGGTTTACACATTATTTATTCGGAATTGATAACGGAGTAGAAAATGAAAGCAACAAAGCATGGATTGTTAGAGAAAACGACAAACAGTCTGAGCCAACAGCTTATGCCGATTTCCCAAATCCTGAAGCTAAGCCAGTAACACTTCATTTAGTTAAAGGAAACCCTGCAAAAGGAAGTTTAAGCGTAAACACATCAAAAAAGCAAGGCAAAGAAACCTTAGTTGATGATGTAAATTTTGACGGTGCTACTTTAGCTAAAGCTGAAAGTTCAAAAAATCGTCTTATTTATATCACCCCTAAACTTTCAAAAGATCTTCATATTTCAGGTGTTCCAAAAGTTACCGTTAAATTGGCAAGTAATAAACCTGCGGCAAACTTATCGGTTTGGTTAGTGTCATTACCTTGGAACGAAGGCAAAGTAAAGATCACCGACAATATTATTACTCGTGGTTGGGCCGATCCTCAAAACCACAAATCCATTCTAGAAAGCGAGCCGTTAAAGCCTGGTAAATTTTATGAAGTGACTTTCGATTTAATGCCTGATGATCAAATTATCAGAGCAGGTCAACAAATCGGCTTAATGATTTTTTCCAGCGACAAAGAATTTACACTGCATCCAAAACCTGGTACTGAATTAACCGTTGATTTAGACGGAACAACGTTAACTTTACCTGTTGTTGGTGGACTTAATGCTTTTGAAAGCGCAACAAAAGAGTAACCTAACAAAAGATGAAATCCTTAATCGCTCTTTCGCTATGCATTTTATCTATCATCTCATGCCACCAAGATATGAAGCCTAATAAAGAACAAATAGAGCTTTGGAAACAGGAGGTTTTAGAAACCGAACACCGTTTTTCCGAAATGGCGCAAAGCGAAGGGATGAACAAAGCATTTCTTTATTTTGCTTCCGATGATGCTATTTTACTTCGTAATGAAAAACTGATTAAAGGTAAATCGGCCATTGCCGAATATATGGTAGATTCAAACTCAAAAGGACTTAAATGGTCGCCCGATTTTGTAGATGTTGCATCATCGGGTGATCTAGCCTATACTTATGGAACATACAGCTATACGCATCAAGACACAACTGGAAAAGACATAATTACAAAAGGCATCTTTCATACGGTATGGCGGCGCCAAAGTAATGGTTCCTGGAAATTTGTATGGGATTAATTTTTATCCTCTAGCAAAGGTACAAAGCGGAATTCTCCAAATTCATGTTGTTCAAATTCTTTAGGACCTTTTCTAATAAATAGGTTCATAATTTGTACATCTTCACCCACAGGAATCACTAACCTACCCCCTACTTTTAACTGGCTTAACAAAGGCTTAGGCACAAATGGCGCACCAGCTGTAACAATAATACCATCAAACGGCGCTTCCTGAGGTAAGCCTTTATAACCATCACCAAAAATAAAACTTTTAGCTCTATAACCCAATTGAGGTAAAAACTTACTGGTTTTTTTAAACAACTCCTGCTGACGTTCTATAGAATAAACACGAGCTCCCAATTCCAGTAAAACTGCGGTTTGATAACCACTTCCTGTTCCTATTTCAAGTATTTTATCTTCGCGCTTTACATCTAACAATTCGGTTTGGAAAGCTACAGTATAAGGTTGCGAAATGGTTTGGTCTGCTGCAATAGGAAATGCCTTATCGACATACGCATGATCTAAAAAACCAGAATCCATAAAAAGGTGTCTCGGTATTTTACCAATGGCCTTTAATACGGCATCATTTTTTATTCCTTTGTCAATTAACACATTAACCAATTGCTGGCGTAATCCCTTATGTCTAAAAGTATCTTTCAATATTCGCTGGTGTTTGTAAAGGCTAAAATTAGTTAAACATTTTAAAGCTGAAAATAATTTTTATAGAATTTCCGTTGCCTTTCTTTAGTCGAAAATTTATACTAATAATAATGATATTCATACTTTAAATATCTTATTTTTGTTGAAAACCTAATATTATTATGCTAAAAGCCGGTGTACTTGGTGCTGGTCACCTTGGAAAAATACATTTAAAACTTCTAAATCAATCAGATAAATATGAACTTGTTGGTTTCTACGATGCCAACGAGGAAAACGGTAAAAAAGTAGAAGCCGAATTCGGATATAAGTTTTTCAATTCTATAGAGGAATTAATTGATGCTGTAGACATGGTAGATATTGTAACACCTACCCTTTCTCACTACGATTGTGCCAAACAAGCTATTGCTAAAGGCAAACACATTTTTATAGAAAAACCTATTACCAATACGGTTGAAGAAGCCGAACATATCCGTGAACTTTTAGCCGAAAACAAACTAAGAGGTCAGGTTGGTCATGTTGAGCGATTCAACCCTGCTTTTTTAGCTGTTAAAGACGAAATTAACGCTCCTATGTTTATTGAATCGCACCGCTTAGCGGAATTTAATCCAAGAGGAACCGATGTTCCTGTGGTTTTAGATTTAATGATTCACGATATCGACATTATTTTAAGTGTTGTAAAATCTAAAGTAAAACATATTAGTGCCAGCGGTGTTGCTGTTATCAGCAATTCTCCTGATATTGCCAACGCGCGTATTGAATTCGAAAATGGTTGTGTGGCCAACTTAACAGCAAGTAGAATTTCTCTTAAGAAAATGCGAAAAGCACGTTTCTTCCAGAAAGATGCTTACATCTCGGTAGATTTCCTTGAGAAAAAATGTGAAGTCGTAAAAATGAAAGACGCTCCGGAACATCCTGGCGATTTCGATATGGTATTACAAAATGCCGAAGGCGAGAAAAAGCAAATCTACTTCGATAATCCGCCTGTTGCGAATAACAATTCTATTTTAGATGAATTAAACACCTTCGCCGATGCCATTAATAACGATAGAGCACCAATAGTAACGTTACACGACGGTACCGAGGCCTTGCGAGTAGCAACTCAAATTATAAATTGCTTTTAACTAAGCAACGTTTTTATACTTTTAAATAGTTTGGTATTTTTAATATCAAACTATTTATGTATTTAAAAGATAACAAATAGCTTAAAAAATGAAACAGATTGCAGTTATAGGGGCTGGAACCATGGGTAATGGCATTGCTCATACCTTTGCTCAAAACGGTTTTAAAGTGAATCTTATTGATATTAGCGAAGCGTCTTTAGAAAAAGGCTTATCAACCATTTCAAAGAACTTAGACAGAATGATAGCTAAGGAAGTTATAAATGAAACAGATAAAGCCGAAACCTTATCAAATATTGCAACATTTTTAAGCATTCCTGAAGGCGTCAAACAAACCGATTTGGTTATTGAAGCAGCGACTGAAAATATCGACTTAAAACTGGAAATTTTCAAACAGTTAGATGAAGCTTGCGCCGAAGAAACTATTCTGGCAACCAATACCTCATCTATTTCCATTACCCAAATAGCAGCAGCTACTTCCAGACCTGACAAAGTTATTGGTATGCATTTTATGAATCCGGTGCCTATCATGAAACTGGTTGAAGTGATTCGTGGTTACAATACCAGTGACACGGTTACCGAAACTATCATGACACTTTCAGCTGATTTAGGAAAAACTCCGGTTGAAGTAAACGATTATCCAGGGTTTGTTGCGAACCGTATATTAATGCCCATGATTAACGAATCTATTGAAACCTTATACAATGGCGTTGCAGGAGTTTTTGAAATTGATACAGTGATGAAACTGGGTATGGCACACCCTATGGGACCATTACAACTTGCCGATTTTATTGGGTTGGATGTTTGTCTATCAATTTTAAATGTGATGTACGACGGCTTTAAAAATCCGAAATATGCACCATGTCCGTTATTAGTGAATATGGTTTGTGCCGGAAAATTAGGCGTAAAATCCGGGGAAGGATTTTACGATTATTCAGAAAGTAAAAAGGCCGAAACCATATCGATTCAATTCTCTAAATAATATATTGTTTAAAAAATGTCAATACCACAAAATTTAAATCATATAAAATCCGATTTACCTGCACATATTACCCTCGTAGCGGTATCTAAAACCAAACCTGTTCCTGATTTAATGGAAGCCTACAATGCCGGACAACGCATTTTTGGTGAAAACAAAATTCAGGAAATGGTCGAGAAACACGAGGTGATGCCTAAAGATATTCAATGGCATATGATTGGTCATGTGCAGCGCAATAAAGTTAAATACATGGCGTCTTTTGTGAATTTAATTCATGGTGTCGATAATTTTAAACTTCTGAATGAAATAAACCGACAAGCCGCGAGATACAGAAGAACCATCAACTGCTTGCTACAAATAAAAATAGCTGAAGAAGACAGTAAATTTGGAATGACAACCGCTGAAGCTTCAGAAATATTGCAATCTGATGACTTTTCATACTTACAAAATATAAAAATTGTTGGCGTTATGGGTATGGCTACTTTTACTGATAATGAAACTCAAATAAAGCAGGAATTCACCAAATTAAAAGAAACTTTTGATGAATTAAAAGCTATTGAAACCCCAAACTGCAAATTAGAAACCATAAGTATGGGTATGAGTGGTGATTATAAGTTAGCAATTGACTGCGGAAGTACAATGGTTCGGGTTGGAAGTAGTATATTTGGAGAACGAAACTACAACTAAGACATTTCAAGCTTTAAACTTAAGAACATTATTTGTACGCAATATTAGACATAGAAACGACTGGTGGCAAGTATAACGAGGAAGGCATTACCGAAATTGCAATCTACAAATATGATGGACATCAAATTGTAGATCAATTCATTAGCCTTGTTAATCCTGAACGCGAAATACAACCTTTTGTAGTTAACCTAACGGGAATTAACAGCAATATGTTGCGCAATGCCCCTAAGTTTTTTGAAGTGGCTAAACGCATTGTTGAGATTACCGAAGATTGTATTTTGGTAGCTCACAATGCCCAGTTTGATTATCGTATATTGTGTACCGAATTCAGACGTTTAGGTTTCGAATATATTCGTCCTTCTTTATGTTCTGTTGAACTTTCTAAACAACTTATTCCGGGACAACCTTCTTATAGTTTAGGCAAATTGGTAAGATCTTTAGGGATTCCTGTAAGCGATCGCCATAGAGCATCAGGTGATGCATTGGCAACGCTTAAATTGTTTAAACTGTTATTAGATAAAGACACTTCTAAAAGTATCATTCAGCAATCTATTAAACTAAATCCTAAGCATCAGCTTGAACCAAGACATTTAGATATTTTAGCCGATTTACCTTCGGAAACCGGTGTTTATTATATTCATAATGCAGAAGGTAATATCATTTATATTGGCAAGAGTAACAATATAAAAAAACGCGTCAATCAGCATTTTACAAATACCAATAGAAAGTCTAAACAAATTCAGAATTTAGTGGATTCGGTGAGTTATGAAACCACAGGTAGCGAACTTGTAGCGCTTTTAAAGGAAAGCGAAGCGATTAAAAACATTAAACCTAAATTTAATCGTGCACTCCGTAGAACGCGTTTTACTCATGCCCTTTACAGCTTTACTGACGATAAGGGGTATATTAATTTAAAAATAGATATTGCAGACGGTCGTAAAAAACCCATAACCACGTTTAGCAACAGAGACAGCGGTAAAAGTTTTATAAACCACGCCGTTGAAGAATATAAACTTTGCCAGAAACTAACCGGCATATACCAAACCAAAACCAGTTGTTTTAATTACGATATAAAACAGTGTGAAGGCGCTTGCATTGGCAAAGAATCTCCCGAAAATTATAACGATCGTGTTTCTAAATTAATAGCTAAAAACAGTTACACTAACCAAAACATGGTTATTATAGACAGAGGTCGTGATATTGACGAGCGCAGTGCTATTTTAATTGAAAATGGCGTATTTAAAGGTATCGGTTTTTATAATCTAAACTACCAGATTAATAATATTGAGATTCTTCAATCTATTATTACTCCAATGCAGAACAATAGAGACACTCAACATATTATTCAGAGTTACCTAAGGAAAAATAAGAAACTAAAAACAATTTTGTTTGATTAATTAATTTTCAGAACTTTAACAGTAACGATTAAACTGTTATGACACGAAAATTAATTAAAATCCTGACGCTCTTTATAAGTCTGTGTGGTTTTTCTCAGGAATATTATAATACTCAAGGGTATGATGTTACCTTTGAAGACTTAAAGGGCTCCAGTTATGAAGCAGATTCTGAAGCCAATGCCTTAATCATTTACGAATCTGTTCAAGTTTCTACAGATATTGATTTTGAATTTAAAGATTGTATCTATTTTATTAGAAAAGTTATTCGAAAAATTAAGATTTTAAATGAATCTGGGTTGAGTAACGCCATACATTATATTTCTTTATACAATAACGAACTAGCTAGTGAAAAAGTTGAAAATATTAGAGTTATTACCCATAATATGGAGAATAATGAAATTATTGAAACCAAATTGAATAAGGACCTGATTAAAAACGAAAAACATAATAAACATAGGTCTTCACTAATCTTAAATCCACAAAATGTTAAAATTGGTTCTGTAATAACCTATAATTATACTATTAAATCTCCTTTCTTGACACATCTTAACGGTTGGCAGTTTCAAGAAGACATTCCTAAATTATACAGTAAACTAGAGTTAAGTATTCCCGAAAATTTTGAATATGACGTTAAAATTTATGGAGATATCTATTTAACCGATTCTAACACTTTAATTAAACCAAAATGCTTCGCCATTCAAAACACCATTCCAACGGTTTTGGCTAACAGTCCTTATTTGTATATCGATTGTTTTGATTCTTATTACATAATGAAAAATATTCCTGCCTTTAAAGAAGAGGCCTATACTCTATCTAAAAGAAGTTCTGTGGCTCGAATTGAATTCGAATTAAAACAATTTACATCTGTTTCTGGTAAGGTTACTGATTATACAAAATTCCACAAAGATTTTGATGACGAGGTAATTCAAAGTAAAAT includes the following:
- a CDS encoding YggS family pyridoxal phosphate-dependent enzyme, with translation MSIPQNLNHIKSDLPAHITLVAVSKTKPVPDLMEAYNAGQRIFGENKIQEMVEKHEVMPKDIQWHMIGHVQRNKVKYMASFVNLIHGVDNFKLLNEINRQAARYRRTINCLLQIKIAEEDSKFGMTTAEASEILQSDDFSYLQNIKIVGVMGMATFTDNETQIKQEFTKLKETFDELKAIETPNCKLETISMGMSGDYKLAIDCGSTMVRVGSSIFGERNYN
- a CDS encoding protein-L-isoaspartate(D-aspartate) O-methyltransferase — its product is MKDTFRHKGLRQQLVNVLIDKGIKNDAVLKAIGKIPRHLFMDSGFLDHAYVDKAFPIAADQTISQPYTVAFQTELLDVKREDKILEIGTGSGYQTAVLLELGARVYSIERQQELFKKTSKFLPQLGYRAKSFIFGDGYKGLPQEAPFDGIIVTAGAPFVPKPLLSQLKVGGRLVIPVGEDVQIMNLFIRKGPKEFEQHEFGEFRFVPLLEDKN
- a CDS encoding Xaa-Pro dipeptidyl-peptidase, which produces MSIFFSATSTFGQKAEPVFKNGEAQIIEAFSNPDKWIRHDLWVETTFDSDGDGKPDRVHVDVTRPSQTETEGLKLPVIYESSPYYAGVAPDIDGIFWDVNHELGEKPKDHVHPEVTRIGKRPIISNSQVGIWVPRGYIVVHSSSPGTGLSQGSPTVGGDNESLAPKAVIDWLNGRAKGYTEPNGNETVEAYWTTGKVGMTGTSYNGTLPLAAATTGVEGLEVIIPVAPNTSYYHYYRSNGLVRSPGGYLGEDIDVLYEFIHSGDESKRAHNNQFVRDSILRKYQDRITGDYNDFWAGRDYLNDMAPMKAALLMSHGFNDWNVMPEHSYRIYKKAKEMGLETQIYYHQNGHGGPPPVGMMNRWFTHYLFGIDNGVENESNKAWIVRENDKQSEPTAYADFPNPEAKPVTLHLVKGNPAKGSLSVNTSKKQGKETLVDDVNFDGATLAKAESSKNRLIYITPKLSKDLHISGVPKVTVKLASNKPAANLSVWLVSLPWNEGKVKITDNIITRGWADPQNHKSILESEPLKPGKFYEVTFDLMPDDQIIRAGQQIGLMIFSSDKEFTLHPKPGTELTVDLDGTTLTLPVVGGLNAFESATKE
- a CDS encoding exonuclease domain-containing protein: MYAILDIETTGGKYNEEGITEIAIYKYDGHQIVDQFISLVNPEREIQPFVVNLTGINSNMLRNAPKFFEVAKRIVEITEDCILVAHNAQFDYRILCTEFRRLGFEYIRPSLCSVELSKQLIPGQPSYSLGKLVRSLGIPVSDRHRASGDALATLKLFKLLLDKDTSKSIIQQSIKLNPKHQLEPRHLDILADLPSETGVYYIHNAEGNIIYIGKSNNIKKRVNQHFTNTNRKSKQIQNLVDSVSYETTGSELVALLKESEAIKNIKPKFNRALRRTRFTHALYSFTDDKGYINLKIDIADGRKKPITTFSNRDSGKSFINHAVEEYKLCQKLTGIYQTKTSCFNYDIKQCEGACIGKESPENYNDRVSKLIAKNSYTNQNMVIIDRGRDIDERSAILIENGVFKGIGFYNLNYQINNIEILQSIITPMQNNRDTQHIIQSYLRKNKKLKTILFD
- a CDS encoding YybH family protein — encoded protein: MKSLIALSLCILSIISCHQDMKPNKEQIELWKQEVLETEHRFSEMAQSEGMNKAFLYFASDDAILLRNEKLIKGKSAIAEYMVDSNSKGLKWSPDFVDVASSGDLAYTYGTYSYTHQDTTGKDIITKGIFHTVWRRQSNGSWKFVWD
- a CDS encoding 3-hydroxybutyryl-CoA dehydrogenase; this encodes MKQIAVIGAGTMGNGIAHTFAQNGFKVNLIDISEASLEKGLSTISKNLDRMIAKEVINETDKAETLSNIATFLSIPEGVKQTDLVIEAATENIDLKLEIFKQLDEACAEETILATNTSSISITQIAAATSRPDKVIGMHFMNPVPIMKLVEVIRGYNTSDTVTETIMTLSADLGKTPVEVNDYPGFVANRILMPMINESIETLYNGVAGVFEIDTVMKLGMAHPMGPLQLADFIGLDVCLSILNVMYDGFKNPKYAPCPLLVNMVCAGKLGVKSGEGFYDYSESKKAETISIQFSK
- a CDS encoding Gfo/Idh/MocA family protein, encoding MLKAGVLGAGHLGKIHLKLLNQSDKYELVGFYDANEENGKKVEAEFGYKFFNSIEELIDAVDMVDIVTPTLSHYDCAKQAIAKGKHIFIEKPITNTVEEAEHIRELLAENKLRGQVGHVERFNPAFLAVKDEINAPMFIESHRLAEFNPRGTDVPVVLDLMIHDIDIILSVVKSKVKHISASGVAVISNSPDIANARIEFENGCVANLTASRISLKKMRKARFFQKDAYISVDFLEKKCEVVKMKDAPEHPGDFDMVLQNAEGEKKQIYFDNPPVANNNSILDELNTFADAINNDRAPIVTLHDGTEALRVATQIINCF